A genomic window from Fibrobacterota bacterium includes:
- a CDS encoding deoxyribodipyrimidine photo-lyase, which translates to MGPLAQTRIEAASIWWVRRDLRLQDNRTLLAALDHARSNSGRVAAVFVLDTNILSGLARDDRRMSIIAEGLSELDRGLRERGGGLHLVAGPAEAMIPEFARTCGFPPVFAGGDFEPYGLQRDRTVGALLERNGSFLEIHHDHMVVAPATVRKGDGTPYRVFTPFHRAWLALLEGERESLQATRSVPVTSEIAPGPIELTTEGVLERAGFQDPARKGPLGGRMAAQQRLGRFLSSMSGYGETRDRPGIEGTSRIAMDLRFGFLSAREAAKTAMEEGSPGAGKWLSELCWRDFYQEVLRLHPRTVDHPFQERLAGVVWDDPDSDPIAAARWHAWIEGRTGYPFVDAAMRELSATGWMHNRARMVVASFLTKDLHIHWKRGERWFARHLLDIELASNVGGWQWSAGTGTDAQPWFRVFHPVEQSKRWDPSGDWIRRWCPEIEALPDRWIHEPWKAPAAVLASVGVRLGQEWPQPVVDHAAERKESLERFGRLAGGA; encoded by the coding sequence ATGGGCCCACTCGCGCAAACCCGCATCGAGGCGGCGTCCATCTGGTGGGTCCGTCGCGATCTTCGCCTGCAGGACAATCGCACCCTTCTGGCCGCGCTGGACCACGCCCGATCCAACTCCGGCCGGGTGGCGGCGGTGTTCGTCCTGGACACCAACATCCTCAGCGGTCTGGCTCGCGACGACCGGCGCATGAGCATCATCGCCGAGGGCTTGTCGGAGCTGGATCGCGGCCTGCGAGAGCGGGGAGGCGGACTGCATCTGGTGGCTGGCCCGGCGGAGGCGATGATCCCCGAGTTCGCCCGAACCTGCGGATTCCCGCCCGTGTTCGCGGGTGGCGACTTCGAGCCCTACGGCCTGCAGCGCGACCGGACGGTCGGGGCGCTCCTGGAACGAAACGGTTCCTTCCTGGAAATCCACCACGACCACATGGTGGTCGCGCCCGCAACGGTGCGCAAGGGCGACGGCACCCCTTATCGCGTCTTCACTCCCTTCCATCGCGCCTGGCTCGCTTTGCTGGAAGGAGAGCGGGAATCGCTCCAAGCCACCAGGTCAGTTCCTGTCACCTCGGAGATCGCACCCGGGCCCATCGAGCTGACGACGGAGGGTGTTTTGGAACGCGCGGGATTTCAAGATCCGGCGCGCAAGGGCCCCCTCGGCGGACGCATGGCCGCGCAGCAACGACTGGGACGCTTTTTGTCTTCCATGTCGGGATACGGAGAAACCAGGGACCGGCCGGGCATCGAGGGCACGAGTCGGATCGCGATGGATTTGCGGTTCGGGTTTCTTTCCGCGCGCGAAGCGGCGAAAACGGCCATGGAAGAAGGCTCTCCCGGCGCCGGAAAGTGGCTTTCGGAACTCTGCTGGCGCGACTTCTACCAGGAAGTCCTGCGCCTGCATCCACGGACCGTGGACCATCCGTTCCAGGAGCGGCTCGCAGGCGTGGTGTGGGACGATCCCGACTCCGATCCGATCGCCGCCGCCCGCTGGCATGCATGGATCGAAGGCCGAACCGGCTATCCGTTCGTGGACGCGGCCATGCGGGAGTTGTCGGCCACGGGCTGGATGCACAATCGAGCGCGCATGGTGGTGGCCAGTTTTCTGACCAAGGACCTGCACATCCACTGGAAGCGTGGCGAGCGATGGTTCGCCCGGCACTTGCTGGACATCGAACTCGCGTCCAATGTGGGGGGCTGGCAGTGGTCGGCAGGCACGGGCACCGATGCCCAGCCGTGGTTTCGGGTGTTCCATCCGGTGGAGCAGAGCAAGCGTTGGGACCCCTCCGGAGACTGGATCCGACGCTGGTGCCCGGAAATCGAAGCCCTCCCCGACCGCTGGATCCATGAACCCTGGAAAGCCCCGGCTGCCGTTCTCGCCTCGGTGGGAGTCCGCCTGGGGCAAGAGTGGCCCCAACCCGTGGTGGACCACGCCGCCGAGCGGAAGGAATCCCTGGAACGCTTCGGGAGGCTTGCCGGCGGCGCCTGA
- the aspS gene encoding aspartate--tRNA ligase: MNRSHTCGELRASHVGSTVTLSGWVQNYRDHGEHLIFIDLRDRHGVTQVTFDPDVCGKEAHELADKLRHEWVVEVTGEVRSRGGMINPKLATGEIEIFAKSVTVLNKSETPPFEISEHVKVNEELRLQYRYLDLRRPSVQRQIITRHRVTKVVRDYFDEQGFLDIETPILTKSTPEGARDYLVPSRVHPGSFYALPQSPQIFKQLLMVAGYDRYMQIAKCFRDEDLRADRQPEFTQIDVEMSFITMPDIMAIAEGCVRRVWKEVLGVDIPAQIPHMDFATAMEKYGSDKPDLRYGLQIQDVTEWAKTCGFVVFQGPATSGGVVRLINAKGAAEKITRNDLDKLTDYVRKLGAKGLAWIKIQNGEWNGPAAKNITPEVREVLAAQVDAKDGDVLFFGADKKKSVENVLGALRIKLGTEVLKLAQKGQWEFLWLHSAPMFEWDDATQRYYSVHHPFTAPYAEELDKMESDPANVRSQSYDLVLNGVEMGGGSIRIHSPEVQARVFKALGIGDEEAKAKFGFLLDALKFGAPPHGGLAFGLDRMVMLLLEIDTIRDIIAFPKTASAADLMSDAPSPVAPSQLQELFIRTALPVTAPAVPPAV, encoded by the coding sequence ATGAACCGCTCACACACTTGCGGGGAGCTGCGCGCTTCCCACGTCGGATCCACCGTCACTCTTTCCGGCTGGGTCCAGAACTACCGCGATCACGGCGAACACCTGATCTTCATCGATCTGCGCGACCGTCACGGCGTGACCCAGGTGACCTTCGATCCGGACGTCTGCGGCAAGGAAGCCCACGAACTGGCCGACAAACTCCGCCACGAATGGGTGGTGGAAGTCACCGGCGAAGTGCGCTCGCGCGGCGGCATGATCAACCCGAAGCTCGCCACCGGCGAGATCGAGATCTTCGCCAAATCCGTGACGGTGTTGAACAAGTCGGAAACACCACCGTTCGAGATCTCCGAGCACGTCAAGGTCAACGAAGAGCTCCGGCTCCAGTACCGCTACCTGGACCTGCGCAGGCCTTCCGTGCAAAGGCAGATCATCACGCGACACCGGGTGACAAAAGTCGTCCGCGATTATTTCGATGAACAGGGCTTCCTGGACATCGAAACCCCCATCCTGACCAAGTCCACCCCGGAAGGCGCGCGCGACTACCTGGTGCCCAGCCGCGTGCACCCGGGTTCGTTCTACGCGCTGCCGCAGTCCCCGCAGATCTTCAAGCAGCTTTTGATGGTGGCCGGCTACGACCGCTACATGCAGATCGCCAAATGCTTCCGCGACGAGGATCTCCGCGCCGATCGCCAGCCGGAGTTCACCCAGATCGACGTGGAGATGTCGTTCATCACCATGCCCGACATCATGGCCATCGCGGAAGGTTGCGTGCGTCGTGTCTGGAAGGAAGTGCTGGGAGTGGACATCCCCGCGCAGATCCCGCACATGGATTTCGCCACCGCCATGGAAAAGTACGGCTCCGACAAGCCCGACCTCCGTTACGGCCTGCAGATCCAGGACGTCACCGAATGGGCCAAGACTTGCGGATTCGTGGTCTTCCAGGGACCCGCCACCAGTGGTGGCGTGGTGCGGCTCATCAACGCCAAGGGCGCGGCGGAGAAAATCACGCGTAACGATCTGGACAAGCTGACGGATTATGTCAGAAAGCTCGGCGCCAAGGGGCTTGCCTGGATCAAGATCCAAAACGGCGAGTGGAACGGCCCGGCGGCCAAGAACATCACGCCCGAAGTGCGCGAGGTGCTCGCCGCCCAGGTGGACGCCAAGGACGGCGACGTGCTGTTCTTCGGTGCCGACAAGAAGAAGAGCGTGGAAAACGTGCTGGGAGCCTTGCGCATCAAGCTGGGCACCGAGGTCCTGAAGCTCGCCCAAAAGGGGCAATGGGAATTCCTCTGGCTCCATTCGGCCCCCATGTTCGAATGGGACGATGCGACCCAACGCTACTACAGCGTGCACCATCCGTTCACGGCACCCTACGCCGAAGAACTCGACAAGATGGAATCGGACCCCGCCAACGTCCGCAGCCAGAGCTACGACCTGGTGCTCAACGGCGTGGAGATGGGCGGCGGCTCCATCCGTATCCACTCCCCGGAAGTCCAGGCCCGCGTGTTCAAGGCACTGGGAATCGGCGACGAAGAGGCCAAGGCCAAGTTCGGATTCCTCCTGGATGCTTTGAAGTTCGGTGCGCCTCCGCACGGCGGCTTGGCTTTCGGACTGGACCGCATGGTCATGTTGCTGCTGGAAATCGACACCATCCGCGACATCATCGCTTTCCCCAAGACGGCCAGCGCGGCCGACCTGATGAGCGACGCCCCCTCGCCGGTAGCCCCCAGCCAGTTGCAGGAACTGTTCATCCGGACCGCACTGCCCGTCACGGCACCCGCAGTTCCTCCCGCCGTCTGA